The Oryzias melastigma strain HK-1 linkage group LG3, ASM292280v2, whole genome shotgun sequence genome contains a region encoding:
- the rnf111 gene encoding E3 ubiquitin-protein ligase Arkadia isoform X1, whose protein sequence is MKSEVPPVTAGRQEHLKEPLVNPEPIEGAKSFANNMEVIGKAGSDFETLCESRHRPLRDTGTRRDSERTLLGRRKRRGQQAGPSDCSLKEGHISESSLAPQRPRVELLNPSEDEHNHESSFSDCASSPSSSLRFGDSDTLSSDDEGEAGATGGQRKAPALTAGGAAGVGLRPNLARTRGNRAHKWVRSEADPVLLKRPCQSSRRPVHRKRFVKAASGEGQRTQKQKERLLLQRKKREVIASRKYALLHSTSSSSEELSSDSSSPSSTEAEDELYVDVSSTSSQPNSATVTTGTLDEDVVVIEASPAPPTAIPASEEINVTSTDSEVEIVTVGDGFRSRSLGGLGRIWPSSCSQNRLQEPRGRHRLSTVIQPLRQNAGEVVDLTVDEDDLSVVPTTSGSIHTQTVRSSSSSSHHTSTSELNDAPGPSTSCSSSLPESMHMQRPSGSARTAVEDDSRPSLSGAAGDNTGTAMPRLPSCCQQHSSCGGGPSPAHLSLSHSHPSCLQASSSQQSSSQHSHNSAHHFHHHVHHPAPQPPGTVPFIDPSCPVERPGALPAPCAGIGSNSGNNAVHYHDQQTLPVDLSNSSVRSGGNGGPSFHGSTSAFDPCCPGSTSRPPAYVSHAPPGPSQPAVVDSFSSSMVAQPQTQPQPCRHYMHPSYGSLTRSLHHQSSSVCPHSHGNPQLTPQPTQQGGFLIPRTFPAPLSSHPSSHTVPPAPPTALTTHPLSNSSAPLTQHLPADHQTLLHHMPPLGPSVQRLHQHEMLQRMEVQRRRMMQHPTRAHERPPPHPHRMHPNYGHGHHIHVPQTMSSHPRQPEQRTAWELGIEAGVPVAPYPSGHLHSHLPHYHAPPRLHHFPISVMHAGISDMTYPHIRYISSRMTGFGRTYEDLLHLEERLGTVNRGASQGTIERCTYPHKYKKKVLERDIDQQLTPEAWASIGKNMHPTPESRKLHGKQDEDQGADEDTEEKCTICLSILEEGEDVRRLPCMHLFHQLCVDQWLLTNKKCPICRVDIEAQLSAES, encoded by the exons ATGAAGAGCGAGGTGCCGCCTGTGACCGCCGGTAGACAAGAACATCTGAAGGAGCCGCTGGTAAACCCAGAACCCATTGAGGGAGCTAAGAGCTTTGCCAACAACATGGAGGTGATTGGAAAGGCGGGCAGCGACTTTGAAACCCTATGTGAATCCAGGCATCGTCCCCTGAGAGACACAGGAACACGCAGAGACTCCGAGCGGACCCTTCTTGGGCGCAGGAAAAGAAGAGGCCAACAGGCAGGGCCATCAGACTGCTCGCTAAAGGAGGGCCACATCAGTGAAAGCTCACTGGCTCCTCAGCGTCCCAGAGTAGAACTTTTAAATCCAAGCGAGGATGAACATAACCACGAGTCCTCTTTTAGTGACTGTGCTTCGTCGCCTTCATCTAGTCTGCGGTTTGGGGACTCGGACACTTTGAGCTCTGACGATGAGGGGGAAGCCGGAGCAACAGGGGGCCAACGAAAGGCTCCTGCCTTaacagcaggaggagctgcCGGAGTTGGCCTGCGTCCTAATCTGGCTCGAACGCGGGGGAACCGCGCTCATAAATGGGTGAGGTCCGAGGCTGACCCCGTGCTGCTGAAACGGCCTTGTCAGAGCAGCCGGCGGCCAGTGCATAGGAAACGCTTTGTGAAAGCAGCTTCTGGAGAGGGACAGCGGACTCAGAAACAAAAGGAAcgactgctgctgcagaggaagAAACGGGAAGTGATTGCTAGTAGGAAATATGCTCTGCTTCATAGCACCAGTAGTTCCAGTGAAGAGCTAAGCAGTGACTCGTCCTCCCCTTCTTCAACTGAAGCAGAAGATGAACTTTATGTTGATGTCAGCAGCACCAGTAGCCAACCCAACAGTGCCACTGTGACCACAG GGACTTTGGATGAGGATGTGGTGGTGATTGAGGCTTCTCCAGCCCCTCCGACTGCCATTCCTGCGAGCGAGGAGATCAACGTCACTTCAACCGATAGTGAGGTGGAGATCGTCACAGTCGGAGATGGATTCAG GTCACGATCTCTGGGGGGTCTTGGCAGAATTTGGCCCAGTAGTTGCTCTCAAAATCGCCTGCAGGAGCCCCGAGGACGTCACCGGCTGTCCACAGTTATCCAACCACTGCGTCAGAATGCCGGGGAGGTTGTGGATCTCACTGTTGATGAAGATG ACCTCTCTGTCGTGCCAACAACTTCTGGGAGCATTCACACTCAAACAGTTAGGTCATCATCTTCGTCCTCCCATCACACGTCTACCTCAGAGCTCAACGATGCCCCAGGCCCTTCAACTAGTTGCTCTAGTTCACTACCTGAAAGTATGCACATGCAGAGACCAAGTGGTTCTGCTCGCACAGCTGTAGAGG ATGACAGTAGACCAAGTCTGTCTGGAGCAGCAGGAGATAACACGGGCACGGCCATGCCCAGACTCCCCTCCTGCTGTCAGCAGCACTCCTCATGTGGAGGAGGCCCCTCCCCTGCTCACCTGTCCCTGAGCCACTCCCACCCCAGCTGTTTGCAAGCATCCTCATCTCAGCAGAGCAGTTCTCAGCACTCTCACAACAGTGCTCATCACTTTCACCACCATGTGCACCATCCTGCTCCACAGCCCCCAGGCACCGTGCCCTTCATAGATCCCAGCTGCCCCGTGGAGCGCCCCGGCGCTCTCCCTGCTCCATGCGCTGGCATTGGCAGCAACAGTGGCAACAATGCCGTTCATTACCATGACCAG CAAACTCTGCCAGTAGACCTGAGCAACAGCAGCGTTCGAAGCGGTGGAAACGGCGGCCCcagtttccatggcagcactTCAGCTTTTGACCCGTGCTGCCCAGGCTCTACATCGCGACCCCCAGCTTACGTTTCACACGCCCCCCCAGGGCCAAGCCAGCCCGCTGTGGTGGATTCGTTTAGCTCCTCCATGGTGGCTCAACCACAAACGCAACCTCAGCCCTGCAGACATTACATGCACCCATCCT ATGGCTCTCTGACACGCTCGCTGCATCATCAGTCCTCGTCTGTTTGCCCTCATTCCCATGGAAACCCTCAACTTACACCTCAGCCCACTCAGCAAGGCGGATTTCTGATTCCTCGCACCTTCCCCGCACCGTTGTCATCCCATCCGTCGAGTCACACTGTGCCCCCTGCCCCTCCCACTGCTCTGACTACTCACCCCCTCTCTAATTCAAGTGCCCCTCTCACCCAGCACCTTCCCGCAGACCACCAGACCTTATTGCACCATATGCCACCTTTGGGACCTTCGGTGCAGAGGCTCCATCAACACGAGATGCTTCAGAGGATGGAAGTTCAGAGACGCAGGATGATGCAACATCCCAC ACGAGCACACGAGCGTCCACCTCCACACCCTCACAGAATGCACCCCAACTACGGCCATGGACACCACATCCACGTGCCACAAACTATGTCTTCCCATCCTCGCCAACCAGAGCAGAGAACAGCATG GGAGCTTGGCATTGAGGCTGGGGTACCTGTGGCCCCATACCCTTCAGGGCATCTGCATTCCCACCTGCCCCACTACCATGCCCCCCCAAGGCTGCACCACTTCCCTATCTCTGTTATG CACGCTGGCATTTCTGATATGACCTACCCGCACATTAGGTACATCTCATCTCGAATGACTGGCTTTGGAAGAACATATGAG GACCTGCTGCATTTAGAGGAACGACTGGGGACCGTCAACAGAGGAGCCTCTCAGGGAACCATAGAGAGGTGCACCTACCCGCACAAATACAAAAAG AAGGTGTTGGAGAGAGACATTGACCAACAGTTAACCCCTGAAGCTTGGGCATCTATTGGGAAAAATATGCACCCAACCCCAGAATCG AGAAAGCTGCATGGTAAACAAGACGAAGACCAAGGTGCAGATGAAGACACAGAAGAGAAGTGCACCATCTGCTTGTCAATCCTGGAGGAGGGCGAGGATGTCAG ACGTTTGCCGTGCATGCACCTCTTCCATCAGCTGTGTGTGGATCAGTGGCTCCTCACCAATAAGAAGTGCCCCATCTGCAGAGTGGACATCGAGGCGCAGCTGTCCGCTGAGAGTTGA
- the rnf111 gene encoding E3 ubiquitin-protein ligase Arkadia isoform X2, with product MKSEVPPVTAGRQEHLKEPLVNPEPIEGAKSFANNMEVIGKAGSDFETLCESRHRPLRDTGTRRDSERTLLGRRKRRGQQAGPSDCSLKEGHISESSLAPQRPRVELLNPSEDEHNHESSFSDCASSPSSSLRFGDSDTLSSDDEGEAGATGGQRKAPALTAGGAAGVGLRPNLARTRGNRAHKWVRSEADPVLLKRPCQSSRRPVHRKRFVKAASGEGQRTQKQKERLLLQRKKREVIASRKYALLHSTSSSSEELSSDSSSPSSTEAEDELYVDVSSTSSQPNSATVTTGTLDEDVVVIEASPAPPTAIPASEEINVTSTDSEVEIVTVGDGFRSRSLGGLGRIWPSSCSQNRLQEPRGRHRLSTVIQPLRQNAGEVVDLTVDEDDLSVVPTTSGSIHTQTVRSSSSSSHHTSTSELNDAPGPSTSCSSSLPESMHMQRPSGSARTAVEDDSRPSLSGAAGDNTGTAMPRLPSCCQQHSSCGGGPSPAHLSLSHSHPSCLQASSSQQSSSQHSHNSAHHFHHHVHHPAPQPPGTVPFIDPSCPVERPGALPAPCAGIGSNSGNNAVHYHDQQTLPVDLSNSSVRSGGNGGPSFHGSTSAFDPCCPGSTSRPPAYVSHAPPGPSQPAVVDSFSSSMVAQPQTQPQPCRHYMHPSYGSLTRSLHHQSSSVCPHSHGNPQLTPQPTQQGGFLIPRTFPAPLSSHPSSHTVPPAPPTALTTHPLSNSSAPLTQHLPADHQTLLHHMPPLGPSVQRLHQHEMLQRMEVQRRRMMQHPTRAHERPPPHPHRMHPNYGHGHHIHVPQTMSSHPRQPEQRTAWELGIEAGVPVAPYPSGHLHSHLPHYHAPPRLHHFPISVMHAGISDMTYPHIRYISSRMTGFGRTYEDLLHLEERLGTVNRGASQGTIERCTYPHKYKKRKLHGKQDEDQGADEDTEEKCTICLSILEEGEDVRRLPCMHLFHQLCVDQWLLTNKKCPICRVDIEAQLSAES from the exons ATGAAGAGCGAGGTGCCGCCTGTGACCGCCGGTAGACAAGAACATCTGAAGGAGCCGCTGGTAAACCCAGAACCCATTGAGGGAGCTAAGAGCTTTGCCAACAACATGGAGGTGATTGGAAAGGCGGGCAGCGACTTTGAAACCCTATGTGAATCCAGGCATCGTCCCCTGAGAGACACAGGAACACGCAGAGACTCCGAGCGGACCCTTCTTGGGCGCAGGAAAAGAAGAGGCCAACAGGCAGGGCCATCAGACTGCTCGCTAAAGGAGGGCCACATCAGTGAAAGCTCACTGGCTCCTCAGCGTCCCAGAGTAGAACTTTTAAATCCAAGCGAGGATGAACATAACCACGAGTCCTCTTTTAGTGACTGTGCTTCGTCGCCTTCATCTAGTCTGCGGTTTGGGGACTCGGACACTTTGAGCTCTGACGATGAGGGGGAAGCCGGAGCAACAGGGGGCCAACGAAAGGCTCCTGCCTTaacagcaggaggagctgcCGGAGTTGGCCTGCGTCCTAATCTGGCTCGAACGCGGGGGAACCGCGCTCATAAATGGGTGAGGTCCGAGGCTGACCCCGTGCTGCTGAAACGGCCTTGTCAGAGCAGCCGGCGGCCAGTGCATAGGAAACGCTTTGTGAAAGCAGCTTCTGGAGAGGGACAGCGGACTCAGAAACAAAAGGAAcgactgctgctgcagaggaagAAACGGGAAGTGATTGCTAGTAGGAAATATGCTCTGCTTCATAGCACCAGTAGTTCCAGTGAAGAGCTAAGCAGTGACTCGTCCTCCCCTTCTTCAACTGAAGCAGAAGATGAACTTTATGTTGATGTCAGCAGCACCAGTAGCCAACCCAACAGTGCCACTGTGACCACAG GGACTTTGGATGAGGATGTGGTGGTGATTGAGGCTTCTCCAGCCCCTCCGACTGCCATTCCTGCGAGCGAGGAGATCAACGTCACTTCAACCGATAGTGAGGTGGAGATCGTCACAGTCGGAGATGGATTCAG GTCACGATCTCTGGGGGGTCTTGGCAGAATTTGGCCCAGTAGTTGCTCTCAAAATCGCCTGCAGGAGCCCCGAGGACGTCACCGGCTGTCCACAGTTATCCAACCACTGCGTCAGAATGCCGGGGAGGTTGTGGATCTCACTGTTGATGAAGATG ACCTCTCTGTCGTGCCAACAACTTCTGGGAGCATTCACACTCAAACAGTTAGGTCATCATCTTCGTCCTCCCATCACACGTCTACCTCAGAGCTCAACGATGCCCCAGGCCCTTCAACTAGTTGCTCTAGTTCACTACCTGAAAGTATGCACATGCAGAGACCAAGTGGTTCTGCTCGCACAGCTGTAGAGG ATGACAGTAGACCAAGTCTGTCTGGAGCAGCAGGAGATAACACGGGCACGGCCATGCCCAGACTCCCCTCCTGCTGTCAGCAGCACTCCTCATGTGGAGGAGGCCCCTCCCCTGCTCACCTGTCCCTGAGCCACTCCCACCCCAGCTGTTTGCAAGCATCCTCATCTCAGCAGAGCAGTTCTCAGCACTCTCACAACAGTGCTCATCACTTTCACCACCATGTGCACCATCCTGCTCCACAGCCCCCAGGCACCGTGCCCTTCATAGATCCCAGCTGCCCCGTGGAGCGCCCCGGCGCTCTCCCTGCTCCATGCGCTGGCATTGGCAGCAACAGTGGCAACAATGCCGTTCATTACCATGACCAG CAAACTCTGCCAGTAGACCTGAGCAACAGCAGCGTTCGAAGCGGTGGAAACGGCGGCCCcagtttccatggcagcactTCAGCTTTTGACCCGTGCTGCCCAGGCTCTACATCGCGACCCCCAGCTTACGTTTCACACGCCCCCCCAGGGCCAAGCCAGCCCGCTGTGGTGGATTCGTTTAGCTCCTCCATGGTGGCTCAACCACAAACGCAACCTCAGCCCTGCAGACATTACATGCACCCATCCT ATGGCTCTCTGACACGCTCGCTGCATCATCAGTCCTCGTCTGTTTGCCCTCATTCCCATGGAAACCCTCAACTTACACCTCAGCCCACTCAGCAAGGCGGATTTCTGATTCCTCGCACCTTCCCCGCACCGTTGTCATCCCATCCGTCGAGTCACACTGTGCCCCCTGCCCCTCCCACTGCTCTGACTACTCACCCCCTCTCTAATTCAAGTGCCCCTCTCACCCAGCACCTTCCCGCAGACCACCAGACCTTATTGCACCATATGCCACCTTTGGGACCTTCGGTGCAGAGGCTCCATCAACACGAGATGCTTCAGAGGATGGAAGTTCAGAGACGCAGGATGATGCAACATCCCAC ACGAGCACACGAGCGTCCACCTCCACACCCTCACAGAATGCACCCCAACTACGGCCATGGACACCACATCCACGTGCCACAAACTATGTCTTCCCATCCTCGCCAACCAGAGCAGAGAACAGCATG GGAGCTTGGCATTGAGGCTGGGGTACCTGTGGCCCCATACCCTTCAGGGCATCTGCATTCCCACCTGCCCCACTACCATGCCCCCCCAAGGCTGCACCACTTCCCTATCTCTGTTATG CACGCTGGCATTTCTGATATGACCTACCCGCACATTAGGTACATCTCATCTCGAATGACTGGCTTTGGAAGAACATATGAG GACCTGCTGCATTTAGAGGAACGACTGGGGACCGTCAACAGAGGAGCCTCTCAGGGAACCATAGAGAGGTGCACCTACCCGCACAAATACAAAAAG AGAAAGCTGCATGGTAAACAAGACGAAGACCAAGGTGCAGATGAAGACACAGAAGAGAAGTGCACCATCTGCTTGTCAATCCTGGAGGAGGGCGAGGATGTCAG ACGTTTGCCGTGCATGCACCTCTTCCATCAGCTGTGTGTGGATCAGTGGCTCCTCACCAATAAGAAGTGCCCCATCTGCAGAGTGGACATCGAGGCGCAGCTGTCCGCTGAGAGTTGA